The following proteins are co-located in the Tripterygium wilfordii isolate XIE 37 chromosome 2, ASM1340144v1, whole genome shotgun sequence genome:
- the LOC120005340 gene encoding probable receptor-like protein kinase At4g39110: protein MEAENNKPKTPPQSCFLLSSMSSLSSSSSSSMAMFLLVLLLAFLSGQQTAFAAGSTAFTPTDNILIACGSTSLSALPDGRIFKTDQQAKNYLNAKDDQKVTVPSADVPSPIYLSARIFVEPATYTFDMRSPGWHWVRLHFFPLNNTHFDLHTATFSVSSDEYVLLHSFNVNNSSKAIVKEYLINVTQPKFSLKFVPMKNSAAFINAIEVVSAPDSLLVDEGQSLVPVNPYSGLSAFGYQIVYRLNMGGPLITSQNDTLGRIWEPDTSYLKYPKLAQSASVATNVIKYPQGVTPLIAPATVYASASQMSDSKTIQPNFNVTWDFDLDAAFSYLIRLHFCDIVSKAKNDLYFNVYINGKMAISGLDLTTITNGLAIPYFKDIVVNATQMTGGKLSVQVGPMNEDTGTINAILNGLEVMKMSNSVDSLDGEFGVDGSRDSTISNRGTVAAVGFAMMFGAFVGLGAMVIKWHKRPQDWQKRNSFSSWLLPLHAGDTSFMTSKNSIGSHKTNFYSSTLGLGRYFSFAELQESTKNFDSSNIIGVGGFGNVYIGVIDEGTKVAVKRGNPQSEQGITEFQTEIQMLSKLRHRHLVSLIGYCDENDEMILVYEYMENGPFRDHLYGKNLPALSWKQRLEISIGAARGLHYLHTGTAQGIIHRDVKTTNILLDDAFVAKVADFGLSKDTPTGQGHVSTAVKGSFGYLDPEYFRRQQLTDKSDVYSFGVVLLEVLCARPAINPQLPREQVNLAEWAMQWKRKGLLEKIIDPLLQGTINPESMKKFAEAAEKCLAEHGVDRPTMGDVLWNLEYALQLQEAFAQGKDEDEAKSSATVAASPAVAASPNTTPTSDNRPVSHPEENNGPAQVQAIDEHSGTAMFAQFSGLNGR from the coding sequence ATGGAGGCAGAAAATAATAAACCAAAAACACCACCACAATCTTGTTTTCTattatcctcaatgtcatcgctatcttcgtcgtcgtcgtcgtcgatGGCAATGTTCCTCCTGGTTCTTCTTCTGGCTTTTCTTTCAGGGCAGCAGACTGCATTCGCAGCCGGCTCGACTGCTTTTACTCCCACAGATAATATTCTCATAGCCTGTGGCTCCACCTCATTGTCTGCACTGCCTGATGGAAGAATTTTCAAGACAGATCAACAAGCCAAGAACTATTTGAATGCCAAAGACGATCAGAAAGTCACGGTCCCCTCCGCGGATGTTCCTTCTCCTATCTATTTGTCTGCAAGGATTTTTGTTGAACCTGCAACATATACATTTGATATGAGAAGTCCTGGTTGGCATTGGGTGAGGCTTCATTTCTTTCCACTGAATAACACGCATTTTGATCTCCACACAGCTACATTTTCGGTCTCCAGCGACGAGTATGTTCTGCTTCATAGCTTCAATGTCAACAATAGCTCCAAAGCTATTGTCAAGGAGTATCTGATCAATGTGACTCAGCCTAAATTTTCACTCAAGTTTGTTCCTATGAAGAATTCAGCTGCTTTTATTAATGCTATTGAGGTTGTTTCGGCTCCTGATAGCTTGCTTGTCGATGAAGGTCAATCCCTTGTCCCCGTTAATCCTTATTCGGGGTTGTCTGCTTTCGGATACCAAATCGTGTACAGGCTTAACATGGGAGGACCATTGATCACATCTCAGAATGACACACTAGGCCGCATTTGGGAACCTGATACATCATACCTCAAATACCCTAAATTGGCTCAAAGCGCTTCTGTTGCCACCAATGTAATCAAGTACCCTCAAGGAGTTACGCCGCTGATTGCTCCAGCAACAGTTTATGCAAGTGCTTCTCAGATGTCAGATTCGAAAACCATCCAACCGAACTTCAATGTAACATGGGATTTTGATCTTGATGCAGCATTTAGTTACCTGATTCGGTTGCATTTCTGTGACATTGTTAGCAAGGCCAAGAATGATCTCTACTTCAATGTCTACATTAATGGAAAAATGGCCATCTCTGGATTGGATTTGACAACCATCACAAACGGTTTGGCGATCCCATATTTCAAGGACATTGTGGTGAATGCAACCCAGATGACTGGTGGAAAACTATCTGTGCAGGTTGGTCCAATGAATGAGGATACCGGTACGATCAATGCTATTCTGAATGGTTTGGAGGTCATGAAAATGAGCAATTCAGTTGATAGTTTGGATGGTGAATTTGGGGTTGATGGTAGCAGGGATAGTACTATTTCCAACCGCGGCACGGTAGCTGCTGTTGGTTTTGCTATGATGTTTGGTGCCTTTGTGGGTCTTGGTGCAATGGTGATCAAGTGGCACAAGAGACCTCAAGATTGGCAAAAGAGGAACAGCTTCTCTTCTTGGTTGCTACCTCTTCATGCTGGTGACACTAGCTTCATGACAAGCAAGAACTCAATAGGCTCTCACAAGACCAATTTCTACTCATCAACTCTAGGCCTAGGAAGGTATTTCTCTTTCGCAGAGTTGCAGGAATCGACCAAGAACTTCGATTCAAGCAACATAATCGGTGTTGGTGGATTCGGTAATGTCTACATTGGTGTGATTGATGAAGGAACTAAAGTTGCTGTCAAGAGAGGAAACCCACAATCTGAACAAGGCATCACAGAATTCCAGACAGAAATTCAGATGTTGTCTAAGCTCAGGCACAGGCATTTGGTGTCACTGATTGGATATTGTGACGAGAACGATGAAATGATCCTGGTTTACGAGTACATGGAAAATGGTCCTTTCAGAGATCACCTGTATGGCAAGAACTTGCCAGCATTGTCATGGAAGCAAAGGCTGGAGATCTCAATTGGAGCTGCTCGCGGACTTCACTACTTGCACACTGGTACAGCACAAGGAATCATTCACCGCGACGTTAAGACCACCAACATTTTGCTTGATGATGCATTTGTTGCCAAGGTTGCAGATTTTGGTCTGTCAAAAGATACACCTACTGGACAAGGTCATGTCAGCACAGCCGTGAAAGGAAGTTTCGGTTATTTGGATCCGGAGTACTTCAGAAGGCAACAACTGACAGATAAATCAGATGTTTACTCATTTGGTGTGGTGTTGCTTGAGGTACTGTGCGCAAGGCCTGCTATTAACCCACAACTCCCAAGAGAACAAGTAAACCTTGCTGAGTGGGCAATGCAATGGAAGCGAAAGGGCTTGCTCGAAAAGATCATCGACCCTCTTCTCCAAGGCACAATCAATCCTGAATCAATGAAGAAGTTTGCTGAGGCTGCAGAGAAGTGTTTGGCTGAACATGGTGTTGACAGGCCTACAATGGGAGATGTGTTGTGGAACTTGGAGTATGCTTTACAGCTACAAGAGGCTTTCGCGCAAGGAAAGGACGAGGATGAAGCTAAATCATCTGCTACTGTGGCGGCCTCCCCTGCTGTTGCAGCTTCTCCTAATACTACTCCTACCTCTGATAACCGCCCGGTTTCACACCCAGAAGAAAACAATGGCCCTGCTCAAGTTCAGGCCATTGATGAGCACTCGGGTACTGCAATGTTTGCACAATTTTCCGGGCTCAATGGTAGGTAA
- the LOC120012116 gene encoding SUMO-activating enzyme subunit 2-like → MASLQHSPAIKDAKVLMVGAGGIGCELLKTLALSGFQDIHIIDMDTIEVSNLNRQFLFRQSHVGQSKAKVARDAVLKFRPHISITPYHANVKDPSFNVDFFKQFNVVLNGLDNLDARRHVNRLCLAADVPLVESGTTGFLGQVTVHVKGKTECYECQPKPAPKSYPVCTITSTPSKFVHCIVWAKDLLFAKLFGDKNQDNDLNVRSGDVASSSEHADDAFEQRKDEDVEHYRRRIYDHVFAHNIEVALSNEETWKNRNKPRPIYSKDVLSDKLSQQNGTVDGSSATDNLPSLSAMTSLGLKNPQDVWNLMENSRVFLEALKLFLVNRKKEVGNLTFDKDDQLAVEFVTAAANIRAASFGIPLHSLFEAKGIAGNIVHAVATTNAIVAGLIVIEAIKVLEKNTDAYRMTYCLEHPSRKMLLMPVEPFEPNKSCYVCFKTPLTLEINTRRSKLRDFVEKIVKAKLGMSYPLIMVGHALLYEFGDDLDEDMVKNYSANLEKVLSELPSPVMGGTILQVEDLQQEFTCNISVKHREEFDEEKEPDEMVLSGLTEAPSMAKDDNHSIGNGGSTSNALSADITEAKTDVEVEEISDGTEYIHSGKKRKLPEVSQATKDVSDDETRNHKNVEKLDDEDDDIVMLDHPDVDNQKKQRLQ, encoded by the exons TCAAGACCCTCGCTCTCTCTGGCTTCCAGGACATACATATT ATTGACATGGACACTATAGAAGTCAGCAACTTGAATAGGCAATTTTTATTTCGTCAGTCACATGTTGGGCAGTCTAAAGCCAAG GTTGCTCGTGACGCTGTCCTAAAATTTAGGCCTCACATAAGTATTACACCATACCATGCAAATGTCAAAGATCCTAGCTTCAATGTCGACTTCTTTAAGCAGTTTAATGTTGTTCTGAATGGACTTGACAACTTAGATGCAAGGCGACATGTGAACCGTCTGTGCTTGGCAGCTGACGTTCCTCTGGTTGAGAGTGGGACTACTGGGTTCCTTGGACAG GTCACGGTACATGTGAAGGGGAAAACAGAATGCTACGAGTGTCAGCCAAAACCTGCCCCAAAGTCATATCCTGTCTGCACAATTACCAGCACTCCATCAAAG TTTGTACACTGTATTGTGTGGGCCAAGGATCTGCTTTTTGCAAAGTTGTTTGGGGATAAGAATCAGGATAATGACTTAAATGTGCGCTCTGGTGATGTTGCTAGCTCTTCTGAGCATGCAGATGATGCCTTTGAACaaagaaaagatgaagatgTTGAGCATTATAGAAGGAGAATATATGATCACGTTTTTGCTCATAACATTGAAGTAGCTTTGTCTAATGAAGAGACGTGGAAAAACCGTAACAAACCGAGGCCAATATATAGTAAGGATGTCCTCTCTGATAAACTATCTCAACAAAATGGTACTGTAGATGGAAGTTCTGCAACTGACAACTTGCCATCATTATCTGCCATGACATCTTTGGGCCTGAAGAATCCACAGGATGTCTGGAACCTCATGGAAAATTCAAGGGTTTTCCTCGAGGCATTGAAACTCTTTCTGGTTAACAGAAAAAAG GAAGTTGGGAACTTGACTTTTGATAAAGATGACCAGTTAGCTGTGGAATTTGTAACTGCTGCTGCGAATATTAGGGCTGCTTCGTTTGGGATTCCTTTGCATAGCCTTTTTGAAGCTAAAGGCATTGCTGGTAACATTGTCCATGCTGTTGCAACAACAAATGCTATTGTTGCTGGGTTGATTGTGATTGAAGCGATCAAGGTGCTGGAAAAGAATACTGATGCTTACAG GATGACTTATTGTTTAGAACATCCATCAAGAAAGATGCTTCTTATGCCCGTGGAGCCCTTTGAGCCTAACAAATCATGCTACGTTTGTTTCAAG ACACCACTAACACTCGAGATCAATACTCGCCGTTCAAAGTTGCGTGATTTTGTTGAAAAGATAGTTAAAGCCAAACTTGGCATGAGCTATCCACTAATTATGGTCGGGCATGCACTTCTGTACGAATTCGGTGATGATCTCGATGAAGATATGGTCAAAAACTATTCTGCAAACCTTGAGAAG GTGCTATCCGAGCTTCCTTCTCCAGTTATGGGTGGGACAATTCTCCAAGTGGAGGATCTTCAACAGGAGTTTACTTGCAATATCAGTGTGAAGCATAG GGAAGAATTTGATGAAGAGAAGGAACCTGACGAAATGGTTCTATCCGGACTGACAGAAGCTCCTTCAATGGCGAAGGATGATAACCATTCTATTGGAAATGGCGGGAGCACATCAAATGCATTGTCAGCAGATATTACGGAGGCCAAGACAGATGTCGAGGTTGAGGAAATTTCAGACGGGACAGAGTATATTCATTctgggaagaaaagaaaattaccaGAGGTTTCCCAAGCTACCAAGGATGTCTCCGATGATGAGACTAGAAATCACAAGAACGTGGAGAAGCTTGACGATGAGGACGATGACATTGTCATGCTTGATCATCCGGATGTAGACAACCAGAAGAAGCAAAGATTGCAATAA